The region acacacaaaatagagaaagaaaaacgaattgcagaaaGTAAATGgtaaagaagaaaatatatacagttacaatgataaaataaattttagcataatgTTTAAATACagtggtgacaaattttattttgcagcaattaattataattaaataatgttgtgataattaaatattgtgtcaaatatttttgtcactataaaaattaattatggttgttgtgacaaagggttttgacaaaaaaatttgtcactgtatattaaaaatacatttattatgataaaataatttttatcataatatgtaaaaatattgtgagtaatttatttttccagcaattaagtgaaattaaatgatattgtgattaataaatattatgtcactatgcaattaaaaaaaaaattaatgataaaaaattcgatgtcatgaaattatattttattttgataaaaaaggtatgtgacaattaagattcaaatatccaaattagaTTAACTTCTTATTTTACCAAAGCACTCTTCATTAAGAAAAAACTTTTTTTtgctgaatattgacaccacacTACCGCATCAATTCCTTCGTTGTACTTCTCCCGCCGCCGCACTTTCATCGATTCTGTGTTTGTTGCTGCTTATTTTTCcaagtatttttttaacttaagaaaaaagactaaatttattaatgtaggatgaatttcacattcaaattgcttattttttcatttaatagtttaaattttcaactGATTCGTACAAACTCGAGGTAGGGCTTTAAACTCGACGAATTATCTCCTATTCTCGAATTTGTTATCTCAATGAAAACAAAAACTCGAGATTATTCTTCCATTTCGTCGAGTATTAACACTTATATCGAGTTAGTGCTTCAACAGAGATAAAACAACTCGAGGTAAGGATGTAATTCGTCGATTTTTAAGCATGACATCGAATTTAAGCATTGCAATTTCAACATGATACAGATATGGAGTTCATATTAGGTTCATATCAAGttacaataatataatataaaataacataaattatatttaattaaactctaaGTGATAGaagtaaaaaatacataaatcaaaacaaattatcATTTTAGAATCACAAATAAGAGTTAGCTTTGCATTCAACAGATTGACAACTTTCAAAAGTTCGGAACATTTGGAAGTGAATAAACATTTCAAATCCATTATATCATCCTTCATCGTCTTTTGACCAGCCATCAAAATTTCCAGCTTCTCTTCCATAACAGTTAAATCCGAAGTGTTTGACGTTGATTCACAGTCCTTCAATTTATCAAATGCTGGACAATAACCCTCCTCGTTTcccttatttttttttgtaaaccatatatgaaaacagagcaaatggtaaattaaatttgaaaaattgaaaatttaaaacatacaaACCTTATAGGATGCAATCTCAACAAATAAATCCCTGTCAACATCAATGTATTTTGTAGGAACGAATGCTTGCCACCTCAGAATTCGCGGGATAGCTGCTTTGTTCACTAGCTGAGCAAAGGTATTTTCCATCGCCGGACAAAACACTCGTAGAACCAACATACCAGTGCATATGGGAAACCTTGAAGGCAATACTGGTAAATGTTGTCTTCAATACTAAGAGATCCCGGACTAAGAACAGCTATTTTCGACAACGAACCAAGCGTGTACTTGAATAAGTCAATACCCCATGGATAGTCGTTCAAAAATTAGAGTTTATCAGTGGCACTGCGTGAAATCACCATGGATATAGGTCAGAGAAAAAACTAGGTCGATTAGGAAGGAAAGAAAGAGTTTGATTAGGAAGGAAATCAAttgtaaaattatgaaatacccATTAGTTCCCGCTacatgaaaaagaaaaggaggtAAATAATATGGTGCATTAGAAACACACTAAGACACATATACCTTATATAGGGATAAAATAAGAATGACAAATAAAAAGggtgttgaaaataaaataatgttttcaactgaggtatttttttcaaagaaaaaatgttaaatcaataatataaacttttgagaatttaattgatttgatataattttactaattaaaaaacattaaaataaataatttttgcaCCGAATTCGCATTTATGACTgttttaaacaattatttttgttgattatgaTTATGGTTTGATTGTAGtttgtatttattaaatttagtgtGATTTGGGCAATTCAAAGATCTAAGGgatatttgataaattgattCTGACTATTGTGTTTAATTTTCAAGTTTCATTTTAGTCTTGGGGCAAATTAGCAAACATTATGAGTTTAGGGACCGAATTGCGTTTTTGGCAATTCAAGGAGCTAAACTGTATTTCTGTCATATATTTTAACGGGCCGTGTATGACCTACGTACAAACAATGTATTAACGGTTTTTTACATTAGTATGGACTTTGCGATCGCGCACTCCATCATAGTGCACGTTCATGCACTTGAGTGCACGATCGCACACTCCATCTCACATCCAAATCGCCTCAAATTTCGATCCAACAGTCAACTTTTTATCGTGCACAACATATCGAAAAATGAGCCCCATCCAAcagttcaattgggagatataaatgttttatcaaaacatgtcagatttagaaggcacacgaacacaacatcgtTTATAATTctgatacaaatcaaatcgctgtcgaaaactcacacgataCATGCGAAACATACAATATACAACTCTAAACCcaattaaagtttcacacttgctaagtccaccagtaataatccgaaactaagtcggaaacacaacgaaactatgacggaaaaatacgggatattacattagTATAGACTTTGCAGTTATTTTCTCATAACTTAACTACGTTGACATTTGGACACATCTCACGTAAGTTGAGGCACATGCAATGTAAATTGAGGCACatgtaacgtatattttaagttctcttaatttttatcgaaagttataaaattaacttcatGTAAATTTTGGCACGTTTTTTTTTCAAGAAAGCattattttatagttatataaataatagcaaattacataataaaaaaataatcaatttacctattgtaataaaatttatttttatatcaacatagtattaatttaaggtttttttgactttttctaaatttataataaataaattaaatgttattttacttttttagaggtcattaaaaaaattaaatattgctaaatgttgtttttgctaaccctaacactaatcataacaaaaccctaaaccctaaaccctaaattctaAGCCGTAAAccctaaaatacaatttcaataaTGGTTATGCTtgtaaaatcatattcaaccAAATAAATTTACCTATTACAAAActtcaaattatactaattaaaaacattaaaataaattataagaataggcaaaagtagaaaaatttcttatttgttctcatttatttacaaaaggCATATATTATCTCAAAagtgtttcaatgctttttctgtaatgaaaatattgttttcaagttattctttaccatatattttatgcaattcGTTTTTTATCTCTCtatgttgtgtttattttgtgtttcataaggttgacatacggttgacataaggttcctATTCGGTCacaaaaccttttaaaaaactgcatctaaataaaattttctgcaacaagattttcagaatatatctcaaactgatttgatttgccaaaattttTGCAAATCAAATTAGGAAAAGTGAAAAACGAATTTAGtaggagggaaacaatattaTATAGGAGGAAAACGAAAAAAGAGAgaggaaaacaaaaataattatgtccttattaaattttttaattagtgaaacttccctctaaaaggaaaactcattggcattaaccataattgcaggaatcacgttgttgaatgaaaaaatatagtgatttcttctttcttatcaaaataccataaaaacaattataaacaattttCACCATACTTGTTATTCAACAACTCAAGGACCAGTGCCGAAGTTAATACGGTTGGAgaaactgaaaccatgtcctctaaaccaacaaatgttgatgaaggttaggttgaattgattctttattttgtgtttcatttatttttcttagagaattgatataattagcaaatggaattgtgtttcaatgctttttctggaATGAAAATATTGTTTATCTATCtatgttgtgtttattttgtgtttcagaAGGTTGACATACAGTTAACACAAGGTTCATATTTGGTCACAACAGcttttaaaaaactgcatctaaataaaattttcagcaacaagattttcaaaatatatctcaaactgatttgatttgccacGATTTTGGCAAATAAAATTaggaaaagtgaaaaacaaagTTAGTAGGAGgcaaacaatattaaaataggagggaaacgaaaaaagagagagggaaacaaaaataattatgtccttatttaattttttaattaataaaagttcCCTCTAAAATGAAAACTCAttggcattaaccataattgcaggaatcacgttgttgaatgacaaaataaagtgattttttatttcttataaaaatatcatagaaacaattataaacaattctcaccatacttATTCAACAATTCAAGGACCAGTGGCTGCTGAAGTTAATACGGTTGGAgaaactgaaaccatgtccTCTGAACCAAAAATgttgatgaaggttaggttgaattgattctttattttgtgtttcatttattttgtttagagaattgatataattagctaatggaattgtttttcaatgctttttctggaatgaaaatattgttttcaagttattctttaccatatattttatgcaatttgtttttatttatgtatgttgtgtttattttgtgtttcataaggttgacatacgaCATACATCTAAATAATATgaggtaaaatttattttttatagtataagacatacatatcaatttgaatagagAAGCAAACTAACACGAGATAAACTGTAGTATTTCTTAGGTCTTCTTCCCAAAacaaaatgtgttttaatgctTTTGCCAGAATAGAAAGATTGTTTTTCGTATTtttctttaccatatatttttctgcaattcgtgtttgtttctctattttgtgtttattttgtatttcataaggttgacataaggtaGACATAAGGTTCACATTATTTCACCATAATTTTTTAAGAAAGTGCAtctaaatgaaattttaaaatagtataagaattacatataaaattttatagagaAGCAAACTAATATGAGGTAAAATTTTGTATTTCTTACgtatttctctattttgtgcttattttttgttttctaaagTTGACATATGGTGGACATCTAGTTTATATTCACTCActataactttaaaaaaattgcatataaatatttcttttaaaaaaatacatatcaatttggaaataaaaagcaaactaacatgagataaactgtTGTACTTCTTAGTTCCTCTTCTAAAAAAGAATGGTCGAGTTATTACGAGTTCAGTAGAACATATATTCGATGAAATATATAAACTCGTCGAGTTTCTGGACTACCTCGAGTAACAAACAAATATTCTGCAAtaagattttcagaatatatctcaaaccGATTTGATTTTCcaagattttggcaaatcaaataaggaaaagtgaaaaacgaatttagtaggagggaaacaatatgaaaatatTAGGGAAACAAATTTTATATCATACTtgatatttcaattaattatattcttataatatgggacttttcatatgtttgtttattgatagggtgaatttgagattgatttaagtgatccacatgcaagagaAGTAGTATATGGAATGATGGCTAGACAATTTAGAAACTTCAAGTATCATTGTCACTTACACTATAAGACGGTCTCTACTCGTGAGTAAGCTGGAAAACATCCACTCAAGGATGTAAAGATAAACGATTGGAAGAACCTATGTGAACATTTTGATGAACATGCACACATTAAggtaacatttcaatttttttaattcattacacttttaatttttctttataatttcaaaattattcactgaattatgtcagtttgaaaataaaagtgtatataataaatgtatttttttttcttacagATGGAAATTGTTGGAATAAAAGAAGATGAACGTCTCCTATACTAAAAGCTAggcttaatttaatttttttttttatagaaaatagtttacatgtttgcatacgatatgttattttagtattattaaagacttattcattgataattttatgtaatatttgaattgattttgttttttattcattgattttagtAACAAAGtaccgtattcaattattttagtatcgataaaaatgaaaataatataatgacaattaatttcgtcacattatgataaattacttgttgtgataaattaaatttgtcaccgttgacaaattataatggcaattaatttcgtcacattatcataaattacgtgttgtgataaattaaatttatcacaactaactaattataatgacaattaatttcgtcacgttatattaaattacttcttgtgataaattaaatttatcacaactaactaattataatgacaattaatctcgccacattatgttaaattacttgttgtgataaattaaatttatcacagctaattatttaatatggcaattaatttcgtcactttatgatagattatttgtgataaatatttttatcacttcacattttttttgtcactaataactcggcgtatgtagtgacaaatgtatattaattgtgataaatatggttttgtcactgcataatctttttgtcactaataactcggtgtatgtagtgacaaatttatatgaattgtgataaatatttttttgtcacgttattagcgttttgtcactagaagtcgatgtatattacgataaattttgacaatatttgattacttgtgatatacattttcgtcacaataaatatgaatgtgacaaaacaattttatcacaatagaaaatttatggtgacaaactataaaatggacttactgtgacttgtttgttgtgaccaacaaaatttgtcacaaagtAGTCACAATAACATTGTTGTGAAAAATTTTGGGCTTAATGTGATAAATTTCGTTCGTCCCaacaaaccaaattttttgtagtgtatgcaaagaaaaaaagattatgttaaatatcaaaaacatgcAAAAGTTGGTTATTTTTTGTGCAATTGAGCCTTAGAAATTatataatgatttttaaaagtgTACTTCTTTATTATGAGtgatttacgaaataaaatgaGTGATTAGTAGTTTGATGTTGAAGTTTGTCTTCTGATCCACTGATTAAACCTGTAAAACAGGGTACATATCTAATCAGACgttggttgtccgattaactctccgatgctaaagtaaGTTTAGGCTTTGAACAGTGTTTTGcatatatgaatgtaattgtattTTCAAGCATAcatcaaactctttatatagtagttgagaGAATACCTAGTAGACTTgaaataggaaagtgattcctagtTGGGCGAGTGCTAGGGTTCTCCTAGAAGGGTAGAACATGTATGACTTGGTTCCATTATAGTTATGCTGGAAATCGgtttccatcattagcccccctgCAAGTGAGCTAAAGCCTTGGTATATATGCCTTGTAAGTGTTAGTTTTGTTTGAGGCGAGTCGTTTTATCTTCTGACGAATCGTTTTGCCTGTcagttttagtttttaattctcTTCAATTGACATATGTCTTTAATCCGATGTTTTATGTTATCAGATTTGAGACAAGTTTCTTTTTGCTTGACATGTGTCTTTCATCCATTGTGTTACTTAGGGTTTTATCTTTTCGGTTTCTCAACACTCATCATTGACCTTTTGAGATCTGTGAGtatctatatatttatttttcttttatctttctTCACTTTCTTTTCGAATTTTTCTTCTCTTAAAGTTTTAATTCCTGGTTTTCTCTTCTTTGATTTACTCATTTCAAGGTTCCTCGTTTCAGAGTGTCTCCATACCTTTCCTTTTACCCAGCCTATCTGATTTTCAGATACTTAAGAGCGCTGTTTTAGAATTTTGGTTAATTCTTTCATCTGTGTTTTTTCCTTTATTCCTGCTATTCTGGGATtttgttcttcgtcttttcctttcttttcttGCTTTTGATCTTCTTGAAATCAAATTTCTATACTCTTTACTGTTTCCCTccattttcaaattatttttcaaaaatgtaTGAGGAAGCTGAATAGAATCACAGTGCTCGTGAGGATTTGGAGCCCTAGTTCCTTTATGCTgagaaaattatcaaatttactCAAGACTATGACTTTCCTGAAGCTTTCTAGGTTCTAAGCCATGCTTCAAAATTTAGGGCGAATCATGTTCCTAATTCGTCTgagaaaattgttatttttgttgAGCATCTTCTTGCCGGTTTGAGATTTCCTCTAGAGCCGTTTTTGAAAGATTTTTGTGAAAATTTAGGCGTTCCGACTGGGCAGCTTCATCTGCATGTTGTTCGggttatttttttcatttgttgaATCTTGTGAGGCTCGTGCTCAAATTCCTTCTTTGAGTTtgtttaactatttttattctttttctcGTCAAAAGGacaaggaatttttttttgttggcGGTAGGCCTAACCGTTCCCTTTttattcttccttcttctcttcagggttggacccctaagtttttccttattaaacataaaaaatttacttcTTTTGGCAAGGGCTTTACTAGTGGTAAAACATCTCTTTCCTCTCTTCAGAAACTGAATGACAAAGAGATGGACTTCCTCAAATCTCTGTCGTCAGATTGTAAGACTGATAAGCCTAAATATGGTGTTTTATTAGAGCCGTTTTTGAATTGTTGTTCTTCGCCTTTGGCGAATCTTCCACTTGgaggtattttttctaacttagtttattttattttattacttgtAGGATGTCCACTTTTCTTGATCACCTTCTAGAAAACTTTGCAGCACACATGTCTGTCGAAATGGGCGAGGTGACCAGCGTTGTTCCTTCCCTTCCTACTTCTGCTCCACTTCTTAGCCCGGTAGGTGCCTTGGTGGACGACTCGGAGGCTTCCTTTCCTTTTCCAAAAGAGGTATCCAAGAATGCTCAGGGGAAGCATGCGGCTTCCGAGTCTAAACGGCGCCATTCTAGGGATCAGTCTAATCTTTCCGCCATGAGACACAAGAAGAAGGTACAGAAGGAGACGGTTGTTTCTCCTAGGGAAGTGCTGAATCTTGTTGGATGGGCGAAAAGGCAGGATCCTCGCAAGCTCTCTAATTATAATGTCCTTCAAGCTTATATGGACAAAAAATTTGTTAACATGGACGTAGAGTCCATAGATCGTGAGCATGATGACGATCTTGTGAACGCCGCGTGTCTTGGCGGCTTTGtagtttgttttctttttattccTTTGCTCTTTTAGTTTTTGcctttttcaccttttaattctttttacttCCAGATGATCCAGGCGGTTATCATTCTAGAGAGGCGTCGTCGGCTGCTGTTGATGAGATGGAGTAGGTAAAGAATGACTTTTTGGCTTGGGAGACCGAGAAAAAACAACTTCAAAATTTTTAGAGCTAGGCGGTAGCGCTTAGCTTACAACTTCCGTCTCTTCCATGGCGAGAGAAACTGCAAAACTGGTAACTCAAATCAAGACTCTGTCCTAGGAGATCGAGTCCCTAAAGGCTTCTTTATCTTCTCTTACCTCGGAGAGGGATTTGCTAAAGATGGAGATGGAGAAGCTTCATCATCGCCTTGTTGATGATGGGTCTTTTTATTCCCAGGTGATGTCGCATTATTGCTTGGCTATTGGAGTAAAACTTTATGAGTGGAACCCCAATGTCAACCTTTCGGACGTTAACCAGCTTAATCCGGCGTTGTTGGCCAAGGCTCTGAAGGTGAAGCTCGATAAACTCAAGGTCGATACCATTCGGAAGACtagttaattttttagtttgtaattttttgttgACATTATCCTGTAATCTCTCCAATATTAATAGAAAACTCGTGTATTTTTTTCTCGTTAGTTGGATTGCTTCGGTGTTTTTTATTTCCAATCATACATTTTTTGGACTTAATTTAAACTTCCAATGTTGCGGCaaagttaatttaaactttgaGGCGAGGTAGGGTTAATTCTAACATGTTCTATTTTTTCCAGACTCTGTCGagtttattagttttatttggaCTCAAGCGAGTTTGTTAGCTTTGTTAGAACTTGGATGAGTCTATTAGCTTTATTGGAAATCAAACGAGTCtattatctttattttcttgaattttaaTCTTCGggatttttatttcatttgataagGTTGGTACAAGGTACAAAAATTATCATTTGACAGCTATTGGTAGTACTTTCTCAGATGCTCTACATTCTAGTATCTCGGGATTGTGGACCATGCTAGTGTTTTGAGTTTATAAGCTCCTTTTCCAGTAGTTTCTTCAATCAATtaaggtccttcccagtttggtTGCAAATTTTTCACTCCGGTGTTTCCTCTTTCAATTTTGGCGTTCCTTAAGACCAGGTCGCCTATCTAGAATTCTTTCGACTGTATTCTTTTGTTGTGATACCGAGTAGCCTGTTTTCTGTAGGCTTCAGCTCGTATTCCTGCCTTGTTCCTCCTTTCTTCTAGCAGGTCGAGGCATAGTCTCATCTTCGCTTCATTTGTCGTTTCTTCTGGGTAGTTTTCTCTAAGACTTAGCATTCCGATTTCCACTGGAATCACCGCTTCGTCGCCGTAGGCGAGTCTTAAAGGTGTCTCACACGTTCCTTTTTAGAGTTGTTCTATAAGCCCAAAGGACGCTATAGAGCTCGTCTACCCAGTTCTCTTATGCTTCAGCTAATCTCTGTTTGATTCCTTGTACTAAGGTCCGGTTAGTTACTTCGGTCATTCCATTAGTTTGCGGGTGTGCCGCCGATGTGAATTTTAAGTTGATCATCAAATCTGCACAAATTTTTCTAAACCGTGCGCAATCAAACTATTTCCAATTATCCGCAACCACAATGTGTGGTATGCCAAATCTACATActacttcgttcttgaagaattcctctatTCTTACTACCATTATGGTTGACATTGCCactacctctacccattttgtgaagtggCCGATAGCGACAATGAGGAATTTCATTTGGTTTCTGGCTGTTAGGAAGGGCCCTACTATGTCCATTCCCCACATGGCGAAAATCCAGGGGCTTTATAGAGAGCTTTGTGGTACAGTCGGTCTATGGCTAACGTTGTCATGTCTTTGACATTTATCACATTTTTCATGAGTTCTTTGGCATCTTCCTTTATTGTCGGCCAATAGTAGTCTTGTAGCATTGTCTTCCTTGCTATCGTGTTGTCGCCTTCATGGCCTCCGCATATTCCCTCGTGAATTTCCTTCAGAAATAGGCGTCCATTCTCGACTGATACGCATTTCTCTAGGGGTGGGTTAGCGAAGTTTGATAAAGGTTTTTTTTGTACTATGAGTAATTGGCTGATTTTCGAATAATTCGAACAGCTTTGATGTTGTCTTGTGGCAATCACTCATTTTCCAAGTATTTGATTATTGGAATAATCCATTTGTCGACTTCATCGATCGCCATTACTTCCGTTTCGTTGATGCTCGGCTGTTGTAGGGGTTCTTTTAGCTGCATTTTGCTGAAAATATCCCTGAGTTCGGAGTCAGACTTTGTTATGACGTCGGCCTCAGTATTTTGGTCTCATGGGATTTGTCTAATCTCtcattgtcctccttgtgcttccaaTTTTTGGAGCATTCCTTTGACTTCCGCCAGATATTTGTTCATCCATGTTTCTTTAGCTTGGTACTtgcctttaactttttttaccaCCAGTTGTGAGTCGCTATGGATTTTCagaatttttgtttttacttCTAGTGCTAGGACGAGTTCGGCGATTAGGGCTTTGTTTTCGACGACATTATTGTTTGCCTCAAATTCGATGTTCACTCCGCACTCGATTCTTATGTTTCCCGGGTCTTTCAAGATGGCTCTCGCTCCATTACCTTTTTCATTTGAGGCTTCATCCACATGTAACTCCTAGAAGAGATCTAGGATAGTTTCTTCCTGTTCGTCTAGAGTAATTTCGGCCATCAAAATCTGCCAGTGCTTATGCTTTGAGCGTTTGGTGAGGTTCGTAGCGGATATCATGTTCGCTTAGTTGGATTGACCAATGGACAGGTCGTCCGGAGGTTTTGGGTCTTTGtatcgcctttcgcaatggtgATTTGTTTTTACGATCATATCATGACTCTAGAAGTAGCATTTAGCTTTTTCGCCGTAGTTACAACAGTTAGCGCCATTATTTTGTATCTCTGGGTAACTTGTCTCTCTTTCCTCTTCTCTTACTAATACCGTTCTGATTGTTTCCTTTATTGCGCAAATGTATAAATACAGAGTTTCTCTTTTCAGTGGTTGACTCAAGAGTGGTGGTGAGGTTAAGAATGTTTTCAATTCCTCAGATGCTTCTTGGCATTCTTCTTCCCAATTGAACTTTTGAGATCCAGTGAGGGCATTGCAAAACGGTAGTATATTTTGGCCGAGCAAGACATAAACCTTCTAAGGGTGGTGATTCGTCCATTGAGCTTTTAGATTTCGTTTATGTTCTTTGGTGGTTTCATGTCCATTATTGCTTTAATCTTTTcagggttcgcctctattcTTCTTTGGGATATCATAAATCCTAGAAATTGTCCACCTTGTAATCTGAATGCACATTTATTTGGGTTTAACTTCATTATGAATTTGTTCAAAATATTCAACGTATCCTCCAGGTCTTTTGCGTGATTCCCAGGTTTTTCACTTTTTATGATCAAGCCGTCTACTATACTTGGACACGTTTTCCAAtttcgtctttgaacatgaagttCATTAGTCTTTGGTATGTTTCTCCCACGTTTTTTAGTCCAAAAGGCATTGCTGTGTAGCAATACGTTCCCCCTTCCATGATGAGTGATGTTTTTTCTTTATCCTCTTGTTTCATCGGTATTTGATGATAGTTTTGGACGGCATCGGCCAGGCTGTACATGGCATGTCCTGCTATTGAGTCGACTAACTGATCTATGTCAGGTAAAGGATAGCGGTCTTTTGAGCAAGCTTTGTTCAAGTCGGTATAATCTACACACATCCTGTTTTTCCCGTTAGCTTTTTTCACAATCACTACGTTGGCTACCCATTCAGGATAGTGCACTTCTCCGATGAATCCAGCTTTCTTGAGTTTCTCCACTTCATCGGCTATTATTCTTCGTTTTCCTTCGTAGAATTTCCTTTTCTTATTTCTTACAGGGTTCGCTCCTTCGGCCACACTCAGCTCGTGGGTTATGATATGCGGATCAATTCCCACGATTTTTGAAGCTTTAGAGGTAAACGTTCATATAttcctttttaatgatttcttCTTCGTGTTTGGGGTTTATGTCCACTACCAGGTTCACCTTCTTCTTTGAGTTTAGCTCCAGTTTTTTCATCTCGCCATTATGGACgctttctttttcttctatGTCATGGTTCAGAATTTCTTCAATCGACATTATTTctatcacgacccaaattattgagccgagaccgacgctaggAAATGAGAGTGGtggctccaaatcccgtagcaagcctaaatcactataaatttttcgcgattaaaaaca is a window of Mercurialis annua linkage group LG2, ddMerAnnu1.2, whole genome shotgun sequence DNA encoding:
- the LOC126668479 gene encoding uncharacterized protein LOC126668479, whose amino-acid sequence is MAIDEVDKWIIPIIKYLENDQLLIVQKKPLSNFANPPLEKCVSVENGRLFLKEIHEGICGGHEGDNTIARKTMLQDYYWPTIKEDAKELMKNVINVKDMTTLAIDRLYHKALYKAPGFSPCGEWT